From Paenibacillus sp. PK3_47, the proteins below share one genomic window:
- a CDS encoding AbrB/MazE/SpoVT family DNA-binding domain-containing protein — protein sequence MKDTGMIRSLDSLGRIVVPVEIRMTRNIDIGDPIEFFILNDEIIVLRKYTSTECTFCRSLDQVTYYKDQFICNECLKELGDPWRAAEETVQPHTPVEDSVEINPGGRRTKTEEMSRRLEKAIAEHPYANQKELAEVLGISQARVSQLKRKMNAAGKTL from the coding sequence ATGAAAGATACAGGCATGATCCGGAGTTTAGACAGTCTTGGTAGAATTGTGGTTCCCGTAGAAATCCGCATGACCCGCAATATTGACATTGGGGATCCTATTGAATTCTTCATTCTGAATGATGAGATTATTGTCCTCAGAAAGTACACCTCAACGGAATGCACCTTTTGCAGAAGCCTCGACCAAGTAACTTACTATAAGGATCAATTTATCTGCAACGAATGTCTCAAGGAGCTGGGTGACCCCTGGCGGGCTGCCGAAGAGACAGTCCAGCCGCATACCCCTGTGGAAGACAGCGTGGAGATTAACCCTGGGGGCCGGAGAACAAAGACAGAAGAGATGAGCCGGCGGCTGGAAAAGGCCATTGCCGAGCATCCCTATGCCAACCAGAAGGAGCTTGCCGAGGTGCTTGGGATCAGCCAGGCCAGAGTAAGCCAGTTGAAGCGGAAGATGAACGCGGCGGGCAAAACATTATAA
- a CDS encoding PBP1A family penicillin-binding protein produces MPRDSQSPKVQKHRFRRLLRLLAFLTLLLLLAAGGLLGYLYQKELPPVGDDVRSKLLDSRGNVLTTFTTDGRSRDPVQLNQISPLLIQATLAVEDRKFYSHTGFDLKGMARAVLANLEAGERSQGASTLTQQLARNLYLTHEKTWTRKTKEALFTMQLEMKYSKDEILNMYLNEIYYGHGAYGIEAAARMYFGKAAADLNLAESALLAGIPKGPTYYSPYTHPDNARKRQAIILSSMAEVGDITAAEARAAAGQPLHFKPQGGKNTVVIAPYFRDYVRQVVTDTLHFSSDELEQGGLSVYTTLDPDMQKAAEAAVDKGMDGSGELETALVSIDPRTGYIKAMVGGKNYRSNQFNHTLATTRQPGSSFKPIMYLTALSSRTMTGLSVFNSQPTLFHYDNNRKTYQPRNFGDKYLGEINMRQAIAASDNIYAVNTIMKIGADQVAGMAGKMGIGSPLQPVPSLALGTSPVSPLEMASAFAVIGGGGVKQPVTAILKITDSKGNLLYQAPDGPGEKVVEPAAAYVLTRLMEGVFESGGTGNRVASIIKRPVAGKTGTTDTDGWMVGFTPELSTAVWVGYDKGREITSTDGRRAAPIFAEFTEKALENVPPKIFPIPDGVVSVYINPQSGKLATAACPDKTLETFISGTEPTEYCDQHGEGPATAPSGESPGSETPGKEEHSLWKDIKRWWMN; encoded by the coding sequence ATGCCGCGCGATTCCCAAAGCCCCAAGGTCCAGAAACACCGCTTCCGCCGGCTGCTCCGGCTGCTGGCCTTCCTGACACTGCTGTTGCTGCTGGCGGCCGGCGGTCTGCTGGGCTACTTATACCAGAAAGAGCTTCCTCCCGTCGGAGATGATGTCCGTTCAAAGCTGCTCGACTCCCGGGGGAACGTACTCACTACCTTCACCACAGACGGACGCAGCCGCGATCCTGTGCAGCTGAATCAGATTTCACCGCTGCTTATTCAGGCTACGCTGGCTGTGGAGGACCGTAAATTTTACAGCCATACCGGATTTGATCTCAAGGGAATGGCCCGGGCGGTACTCGCCAATCTGGAAGCAGGTGAACGTTCACAGGGCGCCAGCACCTTAACCCAGCAGTTGGCGCGCAACCTCTATCTGACCCATGAGAAGACATGGACCCGGAAGACTAAGGAAGCTCTCTTCACCATGCAGCTGGAAATGAAGTACAGCAAGGATGAAATTCTGAACATGTATCTGAATGAGATATATTACGGCCACGGTGCCTATGGGATTGAGGCTGCGGCCCGGATGTATTTCGGTAAAGCTGCGGCGGATCTGAACCTTGCCGAGAGCGCCCTGCTTGCCGGAATCCCCAAAGGGCCGACCTATTACTCGCCGTATACGCATCCGGACAATGCCAGGAAACGGCAGGCTATTATCCTGTCGTCCATGGCTGAGGTTGGCGATATTACTGCAGCAGAAGCCCGGGCAGCGGCAGGGCAGCCGCTCCATTTTAAGCCGCAGGGCGGGAAGAACACTGTTGTAATTGCACCTTATTTCCGTGATTATGTTCGCCAGGTTGTCACCGATACACTGCATTTCAGCAGCGATGAGCTTGAACAGGGCGGCTTAAGTGTGTACACCACGCTGGATCCCGACATGCAAAAGGCAGCTGAAGCAGCAGTCGACAAAGGGATGGACGGCAGCGGCGAACTGGAAACCGCCCTGGTGTCGATAGATCCCCGCACAGGCTATATCAAGGCTATGGTAGGCGGGAAGAACTACCGAAGCAACCAGTTTAATCATACGCTCGCCACAACCCGCCAGCCCGGGTCCTCTTTTAAACCGATTATGTATTTAACAGCCCTGTCTTCACGGACGATGACCGGCCTGTCTGTTTTCAACAGCCAGCCGACCCTGTTCCATTATGACAACAACCGCAAAACCTATCAGCCCCGGAACTTTGGCGACAAATATCTGGGGGAAATCAATATGCGCCAGGCCATTGCCGCTTCAGACAATATCTATGCCGTGAATACCATTATGAAGATCGGGGCGGACCAGGTCGCCGGAATGGCAGGTAAAATGGGTATCGGCAGCCCGCTGCAGCCTGTGCCTTCCCTGGCGCTCGGCACCTCCCCGGTCAGTCCGCTGGAGATGGCCTCAGCCTTTGCGGTCATTGGCGGAGGCGGAGTGAAGCAGCCTGTAACAGCCATTCTGAAAATCACAGACTCTAAAGGCAATCTTTTATACCAGGCGCCTGATGGCCCGGGGGAAAAGGTTGTCGAGCCGGCAGCAGCCTATGTGCTGACCCGGCTTATGGAAGGTGTGTTCGAAAGCGGCGGTACAGGCAACCGTGTAGCGTCAATTATTAAAAGGCCTGTAGCCGGCAAGACCGGTACCACCGACACAGACGGCTGGATGGTCGGCTTCACACCGGAGCTGTCGACCGCAGTCTGGGTAGGTTATGACAAGGGGCGTGAAATTACATCTACCGATGGACGGCGGGCGGCTCCGATTTTCGCCGAGTTTACAGAAAAGGCGCTGGAAAATGTCCCGCCCAAAATATTCCCTATTCCTGACGGCGTAGTCAGCGTCTACATCAATCCGCAATCCGGCAAGCTTGCCACAGCGGCTTGTCCGGATAAAACGCTTGAAACATTCATCAGCGGCACGGAACCCACTGAATATTGTGACCAGCATGGTGAAGGACCGGCCACAGCTCCGTCCGGGGAGAGTCCCGGCAGCGAAACTCCCGGCAAAGAAGAGCATTCCCTGTGGAAGGATATCAAACGCTGGTGGATGAACTGA
- a CDS encoding DUF1934 domain-containing protein, which yields MSQLQSEKYGVSVTLESLQDGQRHIVTAAGEAASRGAQLFIRYEESEQGPRGESISVRTTLKISDSELKLIRHGGIESEQSFAAGRRLPGFYRSPYTQFNLSTETRKLEIKRDGRSLDARWEYDLYVYEELSGQFAISLHIQEEPQS from the coding sequence ATGTCCCAGTTACAATCCGAGAAATACGGTGTATCCGTGACACTGGAGAGTCTCCAGGACGGGCAGCGGCATATTGTAACAGCCGCCGGCGAAGCTGCTTCGAGAGGCGCACAGCTGTTCATCCGTTATGAGGAATCGGAGCAGGGACCGCGGGGGGAGAGCATCTCTGTCCGTACTACCCTGAAGATCTCAGACAGCGAACTGAAGCTGATCCGCCACGGCGGAATTGAGTCCGAGCAGTCATTTGCAGCAGGACGCCGGCTGCCGGGATTCTACCGCTCGCCGTACACACAGTTCAATCTCTCCACAGAAACCCGCAAGCTGGAAATCAAGCGTGACGGAAGGTCGCTTGACGCCCGGTGGGAGTATGATCTGTACGTGTACGAGGAGTTATCAGGACAGTTCGCGATCAGTTTGCATATACAGGAGGAACCACAATCATGA
- a CDS encoding M1 family metallopeptidase, which produces MKPLSLKYLITCMALAALTLLGVTLWVLSGHSPESPVAAAPKEAKSPPAVQQSKAVQPVLPESTPPPVSQALSKRVVEYHLDVQLLPESGSLKASETVTWTHPGRTPVQELYFHLYPNAFASDNTTFMKESGGELRGDTMPADGFGSMKLTDLRTTEGISLMQRLQYVQPDDGNVNDRTLVKVHLPQPVNGGESVTLKLQFEVKLPKIFARMGVSDDFVMAGQWFPKLSVYEPAGTRGNKEEGWDLHQYHGTSEFYSDFGIFNVTIAVPPDYIVGATGFPVKSARIHQNRKIYQFYADDVHDFAWAASPDFVVAEEAFSTPEVPGVRIKLYLDPLHKDLQERYFQAAKAALTHFSKWYGPYPYSTLSIVVPPKEGNGAGGMEYPTLITAFGAAEASPGLSLERTVIHEIGHQYFYGLVANNEFEEAWLDESFTSYAEDRLMEQEYGVSANLPLQASLVTSSQPLNLETWKYTPGDAYSRNVYIRGKLVLKDMEQQVGIKTMDAIMSAYSRKYRFRHPSTADFQKIVEKVTKKSWQDYFDQYVYSGGSPDFSVDQIKVSAPKKAAGETSSYKSAVKVSNKGTDYGKVPVKFTFTDGYTVQQIWNGERKETTFQLSYKAPLLSAEINPEHSVLLESRHLNNFRLAELEPKTLSRWTLSVTNLIETLLGTLVW; this is translated from the coding sequence ATGAAGCCACTGTCATTAAAGTACCTGATCACTTGTATGGCCCTGGCCGCCCTCACTCTGCTGGGGGTCACCTTATGGGTCCTTTCAGGGCATAGCCCTGAAAGTCCAGTTGCCGCTGCTCCAAAAGAGGCCAAGTCCCCCCCGGCCGTCCAGCAATCCAAGGCGGTACAGCCTGTTCTTCCCGAAAGCACGCCCCCTCCGGTGTCCCAGGCACTCAGCAAGCGGGTCGTGGAGTATCATCTTGATGTTCAGCTGCTTCCGGAATCCGGCTCCCTGAAAGCCTCCGAGACCGTGACCTGGACCCACCCCGGCCGGACACCGGTCCAGGAGCTCTACTTTCATCTCTATCCTAATGCCTTTGCCTCGGACAACACCACCTTCATGAAAGAATCCGGCGGGGAACTCCGCGGGGATACCATGCCTGCCGACGGGTTCGGCAGCATGAAGCTGACCGACCTGCGGACTACAGAAGGAATATCGCTGATGCAGCGGCTGCAATATGTGCAGCCGGACGACGGCAACGTCAATGACCGGACGCTTGTAAAGGTACACCTCCCGCAGCCCGTTAACGGCGGAGAAAGTGTAACCCTGAAGCTCCAGTTTGAGGTCAAGCTGCCCAAAATATTCGCCCGTATGGGGGTTTCAGATGACTTTGTCATGGCCGGACAATGGTTTCCCAAGCTGAGCGTTTATGAGCCTGCGGGAACCCGCGGAAATAAAGAAGAGGGTTGGGATTTGCACCAATATCACGGCACCTCCGAGTTTTACAGCGACTTCGGCATCTTCAATGTAACAATTGCAGTGCCTCCTGATTACATTGTGGGAGCCACCGGCTTTCCCGTTAAAAGCGCCAGAATCCATCAGAACCGGAAGATTTACCAGTTCTATGCGGATGATGTGCATGACTTTGCCTGGGCAGCCTCGCCCGACTTCGTAGTCGCTGAGGAGGCTTTCTCCACCCCTGAGGTGCCCGGCGTAAGAATCAAGCTCTACCTGGACCCTCTGCATAAAGATCTGCAGGAGCGTTATTTCCAGGCTGCCAAGGCGGCTCTGACCCACTTCAGCAAGTGGTATGGCCCTTACCCTTACTCCACGCTGTCAATTGTCGTCCCGCCCAAGGAGGGCAACGGTGCAGGCGGAATGGAGTATCCTACGCTCATTACCGCCTTTGGCGCCGCTGAGGCATCACCCGGCCTTTCACTGGAGCGTACAGTTATCCATGAAATTGGCCATCAATATTTTTATGGCCTGGTGGCAAATAACGAGTTTGAGGAGGCCTGGCTGGACGAGAGCTTCACCTCCTATGCGGAAGACAGGCTGATGGAGCAGGAGTATGGGGTATCTGCCAACCTGCCTTTGCAGGCGAGCCTGGTGACCTCTTCACAGCCGCTTAATCTTGAGACGTGGAAGTACACACCCGGGGATGCTTACAGCAGAAATGTGTATATCCGCGGCAAGCTGGTACTTAAAGACATGGAGCAGCAGGTGGGAATCAAGACTATGGACGCTATTATGTCCGCTTACTCCCGCAAGTACCGCTTCCGTCATCCGTCTACAGCAGATTTCCAAAAAATTGTGGAGAAGGTCACCAAGAAGTCATGGCAGGACTATTTTGACCAGTATGTATACAGCGGCGGTTCCCCGGATTTTTCAGTAGATCAGATTAAAGTCTCTGCCCCAAAAAAGGCTGCCGGTGAAACCTCAAGCTATAAATCTGCAGTCAAGGTCAGCAATAAAGGGACAGATTACGGAAAAGTGCCTGTAAAATTCACCTTTACAGACGGTTATACAGTACAGCAGATCTGGAACGGTGAGAGAAAGGAAACGACATTTCAGCTGTCCTACAAAGCGCCTCTCCTGTCGGCAGAGATTAATCCGGAGCATTCCGTTCTGCTGGAAAGCAGGCATCTCAACAATTTCAGACTGGCCGAGCTGGAGCCGAAGACACTCTCCCGCTGGACGCTTAGTGTAACCAACCTGATTGAAACCCTGCTCGGAACTCTTGTCTGGTGA
- a CDS encoding carbon-nitrogen hydrolase family protein, with translation MTFRVSAVQYHLHTISSFEEFAAQCEHYIRTAEEYSSDFVLFPEFLTTQLMSIGDEQGKALGIEDLPQFTERYRELFSGFAKTYGMHIIGGTHVLRRNGKLYNVAHLFYPDGRIAEQAKLHITPAEVEGWNMGAGEELNVFQTDKGTIAMLTCYDIEFPEIVRMARAKGADVIFCPSCTDDRHGFHRVRYTSHARTIENQIYVVLTGTVGSLPTVDLMRANFGQAAVITPNDIPFPPQGLLAEGEINSDMIITADLDLELLYRVREHGSVTTWRDRRTDIYTDWT, from the coding sequence ATGACCTTCCGCGTATCGGCGGTACAATATCATCTGCACACCATCTCTTCATTTGAGGAGTTTGCCGCACAGTGCGAGCATTATATCAGAACAGCGGAAGAGTACAGTTCGGATTTCGTGCTGTTTCCCGAATTTTTGACCACACAGCTGATGTCCATCGGGGATGAACAGGGAAAAGCACTGGGGATAGAAGATCTGCCGCAGTTCACTGAGCGCTACCGGGAGCTGTTCTCGGGCTTTGCCAAGACATACGGGATGCATATCATCGGCGGAACCCATGTTCTGCGCCGTAATGGCAAGCTGTACAATGTGGCGCATCTCTTTTACCCTGATGGAAGAATTGCCGAGCAGGCCAAGCTGCACATTACACCTGCGGAAGTGGAAGGCTGGAACATGGGTGCAGGGGAAGAACTGAACGTATTCCAGACGGATAAAGGCACTATCGCCATGCTGACCTGCTATGACATTGAGTTTCCGGAAATTGTGCGCATGGCTAGAGCGAAGGGGGCTGATGTGATATTCTGTCCATCCTGTACCGACGACCGCCACGGCTTTCACAGAGTCAGATATACTAGCCATGCCCGTACCATTGAAAATCAGATCTATGTTGTGCTTACAGGCACAGTCGGTTCTCTGCCTACCGTAGACCTTATGCGGGCGAACTTCGGCCAGGCTGCAGTGATCACGCCGAACGATATTCCTTTCCCGCCGCAGGGGCTGCTGGCTGAAGGGGAGATTAACAGCGATATGATCATTACCGCCGATCTCGATCTGGAGCTGCTGTACAGAGTCCGTGAGCACGGATCTGTGACGACCTGGCGTGACCGTAGAACCGATATATACACGGATTGGACGTAG
- a CDS encoding DNA-3-methyladenine glycosylase: MDMNSSPGAQSGQAPGGSLLPPEIYSLPALQAAPLLLGQHLVRRTEDGDIRCRIVETESYGGAGDKGSHAFGGRRTSRTEVMFSSGGTVYVYLIYGMYHCFNVVTAAEGDPHAVLIRAVEPVTAGDAKLMAAYRNIALRKPTDLSGGPGKLCRALRIDKSLNGSRLDIHGGPIWLEQGDSPESLDIVQAPRINIPYAEEYAGLPWRFYIRNNPYVSVKDKLEQPFTPE, encoded by the coding sequence ATGGATATGAACAGCAGCCCGGGCGCCCAAAGCGGACAGGCTCCGGGAGGCTCCCTACTGCCGCCGGAGATTTACAGCCTTCCGGCGCTGCAGGCTGCCCCGCTTCTTCTGGGCCAGCATTTAGTCCGGCGCACGGAGGATGGAGATATACGCTGCCGCATCGTGGAGACAGAGAGCTACGGCGGAGCCGGGGACAAGGGCAGTCACGCCTTCGGGGGGCGCCGTACCTCCAGAACTGAAGTGATGTTTAGCAGCGGCGGCACCGTCTATGTCTATCTTATATATGGAATGTATCACTGCTTCAATGTGGTAACCGCAGCCGAAGGCGATCCGCATGCCGTTCTGATCCGTGCTGTTGAGCCGGTTACAGCCGGCGATGCGAAGCTTATGGCAGCATACAGGAACATTGCCCTGCGGAAGCCAACGGACCTTTCCGGAGGCCCGGGCAAGCTGTGCCGCGCACTGCGCATCGATAAAAGCCTGAACGGCAGCCGTCTGGACATACATGGCGGCCCCATCTGGCTGGAGCAGGGCGACTCCCCCGAATCTCTGGATATCGTTCAGGCTCCGCGTATCAACATTCCCTATGCCGAAGAATACGCCGGGCTTCCCTGGCGGTTCTACATCAGAAATAACCCTTATGTTTCTGTCAAAGATAAGCTGGAACAGCCGTTTACTCCGGAATAA
- a CDS encoding YwhD family protein, translating into MDNIQPEGKKQIALNIVNAKSKHKGFGAGSIDLNNVSPVIIDGGEAIIDIGAMHAKSKVEKGIKFSMNREDVPNGRQVWLVWVAVDRSPEGQFYGGITACEMWIDTEARRGWKILADHVNKLDGALKRKVILEGLGDAEKAALKALLISHNEDWWNASPEALRAALSE; encoded by the coding sequence GTGGATAACATACAGCCGGAGGGCAAAAAGCAGATTGCCTTAAATATTGTGAATGCCAAGAGCAAACATAAAGGTTTTGGAGCAGGCTCCATCGATCTGAACAACGTATCGCCTGTAATTATTGACGGTGGGGAAGCCATTATCGATATCGGTGCAATGCATGCCAAGAGCAAGGTTGAAAAGGGGATTAAATTCTCCATGAACCGTGAGGATGTGCCGAACGGCCGGCAGGTCTGGCTGGTCTGGGTGGCGGTGGACCGTTCACCGGAGGGGCAATTCTACGGCGGGATCACCGCCTGTGAAATGTGGATTGACACTGAAGCGCGCCGCGGCTGGAAGATTCTTGCCGATCATGTCAACAAGCTTGATGGGGCCCTGAAGCGGAAGGTAATCCTTGAGGGGCTGGGGGATGCGGAGAAGGCGGCGCTGAAAGCCCTGCTGATTTCTCATAATGAGGACTGGTGGAACGCCTCGCCGGAAGCGCTGCGGGCCGCTTTGTCGGAATAA
- the argS gene encoding arginine--tRNA ligase, with protein MTQSLNPLQLANERVKEAIADAVVAAGIVAREELPAIVLEVPKDKAHGDLATNAAMQLTKIAKRNPRQIAEAIIGNLDTSRASIEKAEIAGPGFINFTLSKSYLYPVIPLVAEQGENYGRVAIGEGQKVEMEFVSANPTGSLHLGHARGAAVGDALCNVLDFAGYQVTREYYINDAGNQVNNLCKSIEARYLQELGQPAEMPEDGYHGEDIKGFAKELVAERGEELLSMTPGDRAAFFRTYGLTKELDKIKRDLGKFRVNFDIWFSETSLYENGAVLRSLDELRDRGEVYEQDGATWLNTTKYGDDKDRVLIKNDGTYTYLTPDIAYHNDKYSRGYDKMINIWGADHHGYIPRMKAAMSALGNDPEKLVVLIAQMVSLFQNGEKVKMSKRTGKAVTMEDLMEEVGIDAIRYFFTMRSMDSHLDFDMDLAISTSNENPVFYVQYAHARICSIFRQAEEQGIVLPDLADIDYSKLTAVHEYDLIRKIGELPAEISVAAESYAPHRLIRYVYDLASQFHSYYKAERVITEDSAQTLARLALLGAARTTIANVLRLVGVTAPDRM; from the coding sequence ATGACACAAAGTTTAAATCCGCTCCAGCTGGCCAACGAACGGGTGAAGGAAGCGATCGCAGATGCGGTTGTAGCCGCCGGTATCGTCGCCAGAGAGGAGCTTCCGGCCATCGTGCTGGAAGTACCGAAGGACAAAGCCCATGGAGATCTGGCTACCAACGCCGCCATGCAGCTTACCAAGATTGCCAAGCGCAATCCGCGCCAGATTGCCGAGGCGATTATCGGAAATCTGGATACCAGCCGTGCCTCCATTGAGAAGGCTGAAATTGCAGGACCGGGCTTCATCAACTTCACGCTGTCCAAAAGCTATCTGTATCCGGTCATTCCGCTCGTTGCTGAGCAGGGGGAGAACTACGGACGAGTAGCAATTGGAGAAGGACAGAAGGTAGAGATGGAGTTTGTCAGCGCCAACCCAACAGGCAGTCTGCATCTCGGCCATGCCCGCGGCGCTGCTGTGGGCGATGCGCTGTGCAATGTGCTGGATTTTGCCGGCTATCAGGTGACCCGGGAGTACTATATCAATGATGCCGGGAATCAGGTTAACAATCTGTGCAAATCGATTGAAGCCCGCTACCTGCAGGAGCTCGGCCAGCCTGCTGAAATGCCGGAGGATGGTTACCACGGCGAGGATATCAAAGGCTTTGCCAAAGAGCTGGTGGCAGAAAGAGGCGAAGAGCTGCTGTCCATGACTCCTGGTGACCGGGCTGCATTTTTCCGCACCTACGGACTGACCAAGGAGCTCGACAAAATCAAACGCGACCTCGGCAAATTCCGCGTGAACTTTGACATCTGGTTCAGCGAAACATCGCTGTACGAGAACGGCGCAGTGCTGCGTTCCCTGGATGAGCTGCGTGACCGCGGTGAGGTGTACGAGCAGGACGGGGCAACCTGGCTGAATACCACCAAATACGGTGATGACAAAGACCGCGTGCTGATCAAGAACGACGGAACTTACACTTACCTCACACCGGATATTGCTTACCACAACGACAAGTACAGCCGCGGCTACGACAAAATGATTAATATCTGGGGTGCCGACCACCACGGATATATTCCGCGGATGAAAGCGGCCATGTCGGCGCTTGGCAACGATCCCGAGAAGCTGGTTGTGCTGATTGCCCAAATGGTCAGCCTGTTCCAGAACGGCGAGAAGGTTAAGATGTCCAAGCGTACCGGGAAAGCGGTGACCATGGAAGATCTGATGGAGGAAGTGGGCATCGACGCCATCCGCTATTTCTTCACGATGCGCAGCATGGACTCCCATCTTGACTTCGACATGGATCTGGCCATTTCAACATCTAATGAAAACCCGGTATTCTATGTCCAGTATGCACACGCGCGGATCTGCAGCATTTTCCGCCAGGCGGAAGAGCAGGGCATCGTGCTGCCTGATCTGGCAGATATCGACTACTCCAAGCTGACCGCTGTCCATGAATATGATCTGATCCGCAAGATCGGGGAACTGCCTGCAGAAATTTCGGTTGCCGCCGAGAGCTATGCGCCGCACCGCCTGATCCGCTATGTATATGATCTGGCTTCCCAGTTCCACAGCTACTACAAAGCTGAGCGTGTTATTACCGAGGACAGTGCCCAGACACTGGCCCGTCTGGCCCTGCTGGGAGCTGCCCGTACGACCATTGCCAACGTATTGCGTCTGGTTGGTGTTACTGCACCGGACCGCATGTAG
- a CDS encoding GNAT family N-acetyltransferase produces MEYIRINNIADPLFRQVHELLSEVFPPEEVLEYSLWKEPLEDPGIRVFAAVHEGTVVGTTEYRYYPDWNVAMTDFTIIGREGLGIGRFLAQNRLKDLQMLAADNGKDLYGMFAEIYDPYRVEDHAFGGVKPMDPFVRREVLSHLGYKRLDFPYVHPSWQGDGEAVSGLDLCFIPGEEDMEQLDASLVADFLTRYYAVLEDKPEAWLAMVEQLRAADKLTLLPL; encoded by the coding sequence ATGGAGTATATAAGAATCAATAATATTGCTGACCCCTTGTTCAGACAAGTGCATGAATTGCTGTCCGAAGTGTTTCCGCCGGAGGAAGTGCTGGAGTACAGCCTCTGGAAAGAGCCGCTTGAAGATCCCGGGATCCGCGTATTTGCAGCCGTTCATGAAGGCACTGTTGTCGGGACTACAGAATACCGTTATTATCCGGACTGGAATGTAGCGATGACCGACTTTACCATTATCGGGCGCGAGGGCCTCGGGATTGGCCGCTTTCTGGCCCAAAACCGCCTGAAGGACCTTCAGATGCTTGCAGCAGATAACGGCAAAGACCTGTATGGCATGTTCGCCGAAATCTACGACCCGTACCGTGTAGAGGATCATGCTTTTGGGGGCGTTAAGCCTATGGACCCGTTTGTCCGCCGCGAAGTGCTGTCGCATCTGGGATACAAACGGCTGGACTTTCCTTATGTTCATCCTTCCTGGCAGGGTGACGGTGAAGCGGTAAGCGGGCTGGATCTTTGCTTTATCCCGGGGGAAGAGGATATGGAGCAGCTGGATGCCTCTCTGGTTGCCGACTTCTTAACCCGCTACTACGCCGTGCTGGAGGACAAACCGGAGGCCTGGCTGGCCATGGTGGAGCAGCTGCGTGCAGCGGATAAGCTCACTCTGCTTCCGTTATAA
- a CDS encoding GNAT family N-acetyltransferase — protein sequence MYYKTFYAFDQKTPVPAVIRQYTEDDFAELIKIQSEAFPPPYPAELLWNREQLHNHVTRFPEGALCVEVGGVLAGSVTGFKMNYDPEEAVHRHTWSEVTADGYLTTHQPDGNTLYIADLCVRPKYRSLGLGKELVQSLYHVVVEQKLQRLLGAGRMPGYHKHSPRMTAEEYLAGVVSGDLADPVITFLLRCGRTPLGVAADYLEDEESCNFAALMEWRNPFL from the coding sequence ATGTACTACAAGACCTTTTACGCCTTTGATCAAAAGACTCCGGTGCCGGCGGTGATCCGCCAGTATACGGAGGATGATTTTGCCGAGCTGATCAAGATACAATCCGAAGCTTTTCCCCCGCCCTATCCTGCAGAATTACTCTGGAACCGTGAACAGCTTCATAATCATGTGACACGGTTCCCGGAAGGGGCGCTGTGCGTGGAGGTTGGCGGTGTACTGGCCGGTTCGGTAACCGGATTTAAGATGAATTATGATCCTGAAGAAGCCGTACATCGGCATACTTGGTCTGAGGTAACCGCTGACGGTTATCTCACCACCCATCAGCCGGACGGCAATACGCTGTATATCGCCGATCTTTGCGTCCGTCCTAAGTACCGCAGTCTCGGCCTTGGCAAAGAACTGGTGCAGTCGCTCTACCATGTTGTCGTGGAACAGAAGCTGCAGCGGCTGCTGGGAGCCGGAAGAATGCCGGGTTACCATAAGCATTCGCCGCGAATGACAGCGGAGGAATATCTCGCCGGTGTAGTATCAGGTGATCTTGCGGATCCGGTAATCACATTCCTGCTGCGCTGCGGCCGGACGCCGCTGGGTGTGGCGGCTGATTATCTTGAGGATGAGGAGTCCTGTAACTTTGCTGCACTGATGGAATGGCGCAACCCGTTTCTATAG